A segment of the Actinomycetota bacterium genome:
CAGGTTGAGGACCGGCGTGTCCGCGGGCAGAAAGCGTCCCATCTCGCGGGCCACCTCGCGGGTCCAGCGGGAGGGTACGGCCATCACCGCCAGCTCGCATCCGGCCAGCGCGCACTCCATATCCCCTTCGGCCCTTAGCCCGGAGGGTAAGGGGACATCGCTCAAGAAATAGGGGTTCCTTCCCGAGAGATTGATTCCTTCCGCCACTTCCCGCTCCCGGGCCCAGAGGGTCACCCGGTGCCCGAGACGGTGGAGGTGCGCGGCCATGGCCGTCCCCCAGCTTCCCGCCCCCACCACGGTTATCCTCAAGCCCCCTCCTCCCCGGTTTTTCTCGGGCGCAGCGAGATCCTGGGCTCCTTTCCCGACAGCAGCCGGCCGATGTTCTCGCGGTGACGGTAAAAGGCGAAGAGGCTGGCCAGGCAGGAGACCGCCAGGTGGGGCCAGTACCCGGAAAGGTCCCCGTGAAGGAGGACGGCGGTGGCGACGGGGAAGGCCAAAGCCGCGGAGAGGGAACCCACGGACATAATCCTGCTCACCAGGACCATGACCAGGAAGATTCCCAACACGGCTACTGTGACCTGCCACGGGTAGGCGGCGATGATCACCCCGCCGCTGGTGGCTATACCCTTACCGCCCTTGAAGCGGAGGTAGAGGCTCCAATTATGGCCCACGATGGAGAGGAGGCCCGCCAGCAGGGAGAGCCCCGGTCCCAGTCCCAGCGCCCTGCCCATGGCTACCGCGGCCACCCCTTTTCCCATGTCCAGGAGGGTGACGGCGATGAAGGGCCGCACCCCGAAATTGCGCAGCACGTTGGTGGCCCCGATGTTGCCGGATCCCAGGCGACGGATGTCACTCCTGAAGATCAGCCTGGATACCAGGAGGCCGAAGGGTATGGAGCCCAGGAGATAACTGCCTAGCAGCCATAAGGACGCTTTCCAGGCCATGATCCCCCTTTACTCGCCTTCCTATGAAACTGATTGCGGTGCGTGGCCGCTCGAACGCCTGGTTTGACGAAAAATATAACACACGGGGGCCGTCAACGTTTCCGGTCCCAGCGACCGACGAAACCATGCGTCGCCCACGGGACGCCTTGCGCGCTTCAACCCGGCGGTGTCCATCGCCCGCTGCCTTCCTTCCGCATGGCCCGGTTTCAACCCCACGGGCCAGGTCCAGGCGGTTGACGGCTCAGGTGCCCTCGCGGAGGCGGCGGCGGGGTCGCAGGACGATGCGCAGCGGGGTTCCCTCCAGCTCGAAGGTCTCCCTCAGCTTGCGCTCCAGGAATCTCTCGTAGGCGGGATCGGCCAGGTCCGGGCGGTTGACGAAGAAGACGAACTGGGGAGGGGCGCTCCGGGCCTGGGTAACGTAGTAGAACTGCAATCGTTTTCCCTTTCTCGAGGGAGGAGGCGACTGGGAGAGGACGCGGTGCAGGAGGTCGTTGAGCCGGGAGGTCTGTACCCTGGACTCCCAGTTGGCCCGCACGCGGTCCACGGCGGGGAGGACCTTTCCCAGCCCGGCCCCGCTCAGGGCGCTCACCTTCAGGAAAGGGGCGTAGTCGATGAAACGCAGCTTTTCCGTGGCATCCTCGACGACCTCGACGGCCTTCCCGCTCCCCTTAACCAGATCCCACTTGTTGAGTACCACTACGCAGGCACGGCCGTCCTCCTTGATACGGGCGGCTATCTTCTGGTCCTGGTCGGTCACGCCCTCCGAGGCGTCCACCACCAGGAGGGCTACCTGCGAGCGGTCTATGGCCCGCCACACCCGGACCAGGCTGTAGAACTCCACGCTCTCCCTGATCCTGGCGCGCCGCCGCCAGCCAGCGGTGTCGATGAAGCGGTACCTTTTTCCATCTATTTCCAGGAGGGTATCCACCGCATCCCTGGTGGTGCCCGGCATCTCGCTGGTTATGGAACGTTCTTCGGCCAGCAGGGCGTTGAACAGGGTGGACTTGCCCACGTTGGGCCTGCCCACGATGGCCACCACCGTCTCGGAACCCTCCTCCCCCTCCTCCGGGGACACCTTCGGGAGAGCCTCCACCACCGCGTCCAGTAGGTCCCCCACGTTGCGGCCGTGCATGGCGGAGACCGGCCAGGGGTCCCCCAGCCCGAGGGAGTACCACTCCACCACCT
Coding sequences within it:
- the der gene encoding ribosome biogenesis GTPase Der: MEERRKVISPLPLVAVVGRPNVGKSTLVNRIVARGEAIVERMPGVTRDRNYFTASWRGRDFRIVDTGGLDPAAEEDLTRAIGRQAMAAVREADLVLMLVDAVEGVTPMDQEVAQELRKTGKPVMLVANKVDNQSREREVVEWYSLGLGDPWPVSAMHGRNVGDLLDAVVEALPKVSPEEGEEGSETVVAIVGRPNVGKSTLFNALLAEERSITSEMPGTTRDAVDTLLEIDGKRYRFIDTAGWRRRARIRESVEFYSLVRVWRAIDRSQVALLVVDASEGVTDQDQKIAARIKEDGRACVVVLNKWDLVKGSGKAVEVVEDATEKLRFIDYAPFLKVSALSGAGLGKVLPAVDRVRANWESRVQTSRLNDLLHRVLSQSPPPSRKGKRLQFYYVTQARSAPPQFVFFVNRPDLADPAYERFLERKLRETFELEGTPLRIVLRPRRRLREGT
- the plsY gene encoding glycerol-3-phosphate 1-O-acyltransferase PlsY, which gives rise to MAWKASLWLLGSYLLGSIPFGLLVSRLIFRSDIRRLGSGNIGATNVLRNFGVRPFIAVTLLDMGKGVAAVAMGRALGLGPGLSLLAGLLSIVGHNWSLYLRFKGGKGIATSGGVIIAAYPWQVTVAVLGIFLVMVLVSRIMSVGSLSAALAFPVATAVLLHGDLSGYWPHLAVSCLASLFAFYRHRENIGRLLSGKEPRISLRPRKTGEEGA